In Pangasianodon hypophthalmus isolate fPanHyp1 chromosome 29, fPanHyp1.pri, whole genome shotgun sequence, one genomic interval encodes:
- the LOC113524029 gene encoding uncharacterized protein LOC113524029 isoform X1, producing MTDTREQRAQSQLIKDKFPQNARFLFFEAVALVSRTELGGDDQLNMNQILEKMLHSILFLGNIHPAKYNPQDIFENSYNYTVELFPGPFNRYRTHVPLQTPFSYFLELVLKCYGQNNEDTVKDKLFKTLKNYKGFGGKKTPLISTVICICENGVSRYYGASLSCGSDTARKIMTAVSCVHVWHLKVSSAVMSVFPDDTGEPRSIKLPDTVKCRAYAVADMRKLKPPCKRCNQLYSLPDHTHHPNPPGNCAETEAISNFFKAEKHGNSRQTLFRHNHQEEMQRMSNCFDMNMEQRMERRSVRDNYSISVVYNP from the exons ATGACTGACACAAGGGAACAGAG ggcacaatcacagcTCATTAAAGATAAATTTCCCCAAAATGCAAGATTCCTCTTCTTTGAAGCCGTAGCGCTAGTGAGTAGAACTGAACTCGGCGGTGATGATCAGCTGAACATGAATCAAATACTAGAGAAG aTGCTCCACAGCATCCTGTTCTTAGGGAACATTCATCCAGCAAAGTACAACCCACAGGACATCTTTGaaaacagctataattacacCGTGGAGCTGTTCCCAGGTCCATTCAACCGTTACCGAACCCATGTGCCTCTACAGACTCCTTTCTCCTACTTTCTAGAGCTG GTTCTGAAATGCTACGGTCAAAATAATGAAGACACAGTGAAGGATAAACTGTTCAAAACACTGAAGAACTATAAGGGATTTGGTGGCAAAAAAACCCCGCTAATTTCCACCGTCATATGCATCTGTGAGAACGGTGTGTCCAGATACTACGGAGCTTCTCTGTCCTGTGGAAGTGACACAGCGAGAAAGATCATGACTGCTGTGTCCTGTGTGCATGTTTGGCATCTCAAAGTTTCCTCTGCTGTGATGTCTGTGTTTCCTGATGACACTGGAGAACCACGTAGTATAAAACTCCCAGATACAGTGAAGTGTAGAGCGTATGCAGTGGCAGACATGAGGAAGCTGAAACCACCTTGTAAGCGCTGCAATCAGCTTTATTCTCttcctgatcacacacaccatccaaatCCCCCTGGTAACTGTGCTGAGACAGAGGCGATCAGTAACTTTTTTAAAGCTGAGAAGCATGGAAATTCTAGGCAGACTCTTTTTAGACATAACCACCAAGAAGAGATGCAAAGAATGAGCAACTGTTTTGACATGAATATGGAACAGAGAATGGAGAGAAGGTCAGTCCGAGATAATTATAGTATTAGTGTTGTCTATAATCCTTGA
- the LOC113524031 gene encoding uncharacterized protein LOC113524031 — MAESDKKTKKSKEERARDYLLNTHFAHNAVFLFRKATKIAEVYNRATQCAKCQKFKYECKCMQMDLKQILDQMLHSILFLGNIHFSSYLPEYIFADVEMFHQTSEDFPGPFSHYQTHVALRTPFSYFLELVTICYGHGENIVKNKLSEILRGCRKSGDLYPLISTVICICESGGSRYYGASLSCLSDQEREIMTAVSCVHVWHLNVSSAVMSVFPDGTGEPRSIKLPVTVKCSAYAVADMGQLKPPCKRCNQLYSLPGHTDHENPPGNCAETEAISNFFKAEKHGNSRQTLFRHNHQEEMQRMSNCFDKNMKKGMNYNINRVYPTQ; from the exons GGCGAGGGACTACTTGCTTAACACTCATTTTGCACACAATGCAGTCTTCCTCTTCAGGAAAGCTACTAAAATAGCTGAAGTTTACAACCGTGCCACGCAGTGTGCCAAATgccaaaaatttaaatatgaatgtaaatgtatgcaGATGGATCTGAAGCAGATCCTGGATCAG ATGCTACACAGCATCCTGTTCTTAGGTAACATTCATTTCTCAAGTTACCTCCCAGAATACATCTTTGctgatgtggaaatgtttcaCCAAACTTCGGAAGATTTCCCAGGACCATTCAGCCATTACCAAACCCACGTGGCTCTACGGACACCTTTCTCCTACTTTCTGGAACTG GTCACAATATGCTACGGCCACGGTGAAAACATAGTGAAGAATAAGCTGTCTGAAATATTACGTGGTTGTAGAAAATCAGGTGATCTATACCCACTGATTTCCACCGTCATATGCATCTGTGAGAGCGGTGGGTCCAGATACTACGGAGCTTCTCTGTCCTGTTTGAGtgaccaagagagagagatcatgaCTGCTGTGTCCTGTGTGCATGTTTGGCATCTCAACGTTTCCTCTGCTGTGATGTCTGTGTTTCCTGATGGCACTGGAGAACCACGTAGTATAAAACTCCCAGTTACAGTGAAGTGTAGCGCGTATGCAGTGGCAGACATGGGGCAGCTGAAACCACCTTGTAAGCGCTGCAATCAGCTTTATTCTCTTCCTGGTCACACAGACCATGAAAATCCCCCTGGTAACTGTGCTGAGACAGAGGCCATCAGTAACTTTTTTAAAGCTGAGAAGCATGGAAATTCTAGGCAGACTCTTTTTAGACATAACCACCAAGAAGAGATGCAAAGAATGAGCAATTGTTTTGACAAGAATATGAAAAAGGGCATGAATTATAATATCAATAGAGTCTATCCCACTCAGTGA
- the LOC113524029 gene encoding uncharacterized protein LOC113524029 isoform X5 has product MLHSILFLGNIHPAKYNPQDIFENSYNYTVELFPGPFNRYRTHVPLQTPFSYFLELVLKCYGQNNEDTVKDKLFKTLKNYKGFGGKKTPLISTVICICENGVSRYYGASLSCGSDTARKIMTAVSCVHVWHLKVSSAVMSVFPDDTGEPRSIKLPDTVKCRAYAVADMRKLKPPCKRCNQLYSLPDHTHHPNPPGNCAETEAISNFFKAEKHGNSRQTLFRHNHQEEMQRMSNCFDMNMEQRMERRSVRDNYSISVVYNP; this is encoded by the exons aTGCTCCACAGCATCCTGTTCTTAGGGAACATTCATCCAGCAAAGTACAACCCACAGGACATCTTTGaaaacagctataattacacCGTGGAGCTGTTCCCAGGTCCATTCAACCGTTACCGAACCCATGTGCCTCTACAGACTCCTTTCTCCTACTTTCTAGAGCTG GTTCTGAAATGCTACGGTCAAAATAATGAAGACACAGTGAAGGATAAACTGTTCAAAACACTGAAGAACTATAAGGGATTTGGTGGCAAAAAAACCCCGCTAATTTCCACCGTCATATGCATCTGTGAGAACGGTGTGTCCAGATACTACGGAGCTTCTCTGTCCTGTGGAAGTGACACAGCGAGAAAGATCATGACTGCTGTGTCCTGTGTGCATGTTTGGCATCTCAAAGTTTCCTCTGCTGTGATGTCTGTGTTTCCTGATGACACTGGAGAACCACGTAGTATAAAACTCCCAGATACAGTGAAGTGTAGAGCGTATGCAGTGGCAGACATGAGGAAGCTGAAACCACCTTGTAAGCGCTGCAATCAGCTTTATTCTCttcctgatcacacacaccatccaaatCCCCCTGGTAACTGTGCTGAGACAGAGGCGATCAGTAACTTTTTTAAAGCTGAGAAGCATGGAAATTCTAGGCAGACTCTTTTTAGACATAACCACCAAGAAGAGATGCAAAGAATGAGCAACTGTTTTGACATGAATATGGAACAGAGAATGGAGAGAAGGTCAGTCCGAGATAATTATAGTATTAGTGTTGTCTATAATCCTTGA
- the LOC113524029 gene encoding uncharacterized protein LOC113524029 isoform X2 — MSKHTEIVRDFLQPDLKKVTPRDYLSKIREVVLIHCQSQIAIKNMEKCNFRVGSLKDTSYEDEPDILEEWEQYYLRENMKMEVIGVFEEFPCNSLYAELVLMVCEDGKVFAYEDEQMHLVAKSLKELFDYGLQFPGIEQYYRGQSFEDMTDAEWDRVKKSTKEVAVKKQHQDMLEHMEESYLIDLAIIKQRLQTEQPSRMSSNKERCGGNRRRNMPKKSSTWSTHFNMGEDDFVKGNHKLKHHRRHKQSPQKADLCQTCVRPVSTTTSVLC; from the exons ATGAG TAAACATACTGAAATTGTGAGGGACTTTCTTCAGCCTGATCTCAAAAAAG tTACACCACGGGATTACCTCTCGAAGATCAGAGAAGTCGTCTTGATTCATTGCCAGTCACAGATTGCaataaaaaacatggaaaaatgCAACTTCAGGGTGGGATCTTTGAAAGACACGTCATATGAAGATGAACCTGACATATTAGAGGAATGGGAGCAGTACTACCTGAGAGAGAACATGAAGATGGAGGTGATTGGTGTTTTTGAGGAGTTCCCCTGTAACTCCCTCTATGCTGAGCTGGTGCTGATGGTGTGTGAGGATGGGAAAGTGTTTGCTTATGAAGATGAACAGATGCATCTAGTTGCCAAAAGCCTGAAAGAGCTGTTTGACTATGGTCTCCAATTTCCTGGCATCGAACAATACTACCGTGGTCAAAGCTTTGAGGACATG ACCGATGCTGAATGGGACAGAGTGaagaaatcaacaaaagagGTTGCAGTGAAGAAGCAGCATCAGGACATGCTGGAGCACATGGAAGAATCCTATCTGATAGACTTGGCCATTATTAAGCAGAGACTGCAAACTGAG CAGCCAAGCAGAATGTCAAGTAATAAAGAGCGATGTGGAGGCAACAGGAGAAGAAACATGCCAAAAAAATCCTCCACATGGAGCACACACTTCAACATGGGTGAAGACGACTTCGTAAAGGGGAACCACAAGTTGAAACATCACAGAAGACATAAACAAT CACCGCAGAAAGCAGACCTGTGTCAGACCTGTGTCAGACCTGTTTCAACCACCACCTCTGTTCTCTGCTGA
- the LOC113524029 gene encoding uncharacterized protein LOC113524029 isoform X4 has protein sequence MNQILEKMLHSILFLGNIHPAKYNPQDIFENSYNYTVELFPGPFNRYRTHVPLQTPFSYFLELVLKCYGQNNEDTVKDKLFKTLKNYKGFGGKKTPLISTVICICENGVSRYYGASLSCGSDTARKIMTAVSCVHVWHLKVSSAVMSVFPDDTGEPRSIKLPDTVKCRAYAVADMRKLKPPCKRCNQLYSLPDHTHHPNPPGNCAETEAISNFFKAEKHGNSRQTLFRHNHQEEMQRMSNCFDMNMEQRMERRSVRDNYSISVVYNP, from the exons ATGAATCAAATACTAGAGAAG aTGCTCCACAGCATCCTGTTCTTAGGGAACATTCATCCAGCAAAGTACAACCCACAGGACATCTTTGaaaacagctataattacacCGTGGAGCTGTTCCCAGGTCCATTCAACCGTTACCGAACCCATGTGCCTCTACAGACTCCTTTCTCCTACTTTCTAGAGCTG GTTCTGAAATGCTACGGTCAAAATAATGAAGACACAGTGAAGGATAAACTGTTCAAAACACTGAAGAACTATAAGGGATTTGGTGGCAAAAAAACCCCGCTAATTTCCACCGTCATATGCATCTGTGAGAACGGTGTGTCCAGATACTACGGAGCTTCTCTGTCCTGTGGAAGTGACACAGCGAGAAAGATCATGACTGCTGTGTCCTGTGTGCATGTTTGGCATCTCAAAGTTTCCTCTGCTGTGATGTCTGTGTTTCCTGATGACACTGGAGAACCACGTAGTATAAAACTCCCAGATACAGTGAAGTGTAGAGCGTATGCAGTGGCAGACATGAGGAAGCTGAAACCACCTTGTAAGCGCTGCAATCAGCTTTATTCTCttcctgatcacacacaccatccaaatCCCCCTGGTAACTGTGCTGAGACAGAGGCGATCAGTAACTTTTTTAAAGCTGAGAAGCATGGAAATTCTAGGCAGACTCTTTTTAGACATAACCACCAAGAAGAGATGCAAAGAATGAGCAACTGTTTTGACATGAATATGGAACAGAGAATGGAGAGAAGGTCAGTCCGAGATAATTATAGTATTAGTGTTGTCTATAATCCTTGA
- the LOC113524029 gene encoding uncharacterized protein LOC113524029 isoform X3 has product MSKHTEIVRDFLQPDLKKVTPRDYLSKIREVVLIHCQSQIAIKNMEKCNFRVGSLKDTSYEDEPDILEEWEQYYLRENMKMEVIGVFEEFPCNSLYAELVLMVCEDGKVFAYEDEQMHLVAKSLKELFDYGLQFPGIEQYYRGQSFEDMTDAEWDRVKKSTKEVAVKKQHQDMLEHMEESYLIDLAIIKQRLQTEPSRMSSNKERCGGNRRRNMPKKSSTWSTHFNMGEDDFVKGNHKLKHHRRHKQSPQKADLCQTCVRPVSTTTSVLC; this is encoded by the exons ATGAG TAAACATACTGAAATTGTGAGGGACTTTCTTCAGCCTGATCTCAAAAAAG tTACACCACGGGATTACCTCTCGAAGATCAGAGAAGTCGTCTTGATTCATTGCCAGTCACAGATTGCaataaaaaacatggaaaaatgCAACTTCAGGGTGGGATCTTTGAAAGACACGTCATATGAAGATGAACCTGACATATTAGAGGAATGGGAGCAGTACTACCTGAGAGAGAACATGAAGATGGAGGTGATTGGTGTTTTTGAGGAGTTCCCCTGTAACTCCCTCTATGCTGAGCTGGTGCTGATGGTGTGTGAGGATGGGAAAGTGTTTGCTTATGAAGATGAACAGATGCATCTAGTTGCCAAAAGCCTGAAAGAGCTGTTTGACTATGGTCTCCAATTTCCTGGCATCGAACAATACTACCGTGGTCAAAGCTTTGAGGACATG ACCGATGCTGAATGGGACAGAGTGaagaaatcaacaaaagagGTTGCAGTGAAGAAGCAGCATCAGGACATGCTGGAGCACATGGAAGAATCCTATCTGATAGACTTGGCCATTATTAAGCAGAGACTGCAAACTGAG CCAAGCAGAATGTCAAGTAATAAAGAGCGATGTGGAGGCAACAGGAGAAGAAACATGCCAAAAAAATCCTCCACATGGAGCACACACTTCAACATGGGTGAAGACGACTTCGTAAAGGGGAACCACAAGTTGAAACATCACAGAAGACATAAACAAT CACCGCAGAAAGCAGACCTGTGTCAGACCTGTGTCAGACCTGTTTCAACCACCACCTCTGTTCTCTGCTGA